The DNA window TTTTGGATCAGTGGTGAGACAATGATGGCGATTTATCCATGTTACAATGAACACCTTTTAGTGCCTCAAGGTTATAAACAGTACCTGGAATGTTCTTGATATATTCTATTCTGCATCAGTGTATATTTGTTGATACTAGCTAGATGTATTTTGCTGTTAACTGTTTAAGTGGCCTTGCACTTTCGGTCAACTAAATTGTTGTTTGTCAATTAACTATAACAGGATAATAGTCAACAGATTCTAAAGTCATTCGTTCATTTTGCACGGCACTTTGTGAGTCAACCATTGCTTAGAGTTGGGAATTGCTACTTTGCATTTATCCTAAATACAGTCCACTTTGTATATCCAGGAGTGCTTTGTATTTCCAGGAGTGCTTTGTATATCCAGGAGTGCTTTGTATTTCCAGGAGTGCTTTGTATATCCAGGAGTGCTTTGTATTTCCAGGAGTGCTTTGTATTTCCAGGAGTGCTTTGTATTTCAGGAGTGCTTTGTATATCCAGGAGTGCTTTGTATTTCCAGGAGTGCTTTGTATATCCAGGGAGTGCTTTGTATTTCCAGGAATGCTTTGTATTTCCAGGAGTGCTTTGTATTTCCAGGAATGCTTTGTATTTCCAGGAGTGCTTTGTATTTCAGGAATGCTTTGTATTTCCAGGAGTGCTTTGTATTTCCAGGAATGCTTTGTATTTCCAGGAGTGCTTTGTATTTCCAGGAGTGCTTTGTATTTCCAGGAGTGCTTTGTATTTCCAGGAGTGCTTTGTATTTCCAGGAGTGCTTTGTATTTCCAGGAATGCTTTGTATTTCCAGGAGTGCTTTTGTATTTCCAGGAGTGCTTTGTATTTCCAGGAGTGCTTTGTATTTCCAGGAGTGCTTTGTATTTCCAGGAGTGCTTTGTATTTCCAGGAGTGCTTTGTATTTCCAGGAGTGCTTTGTATTTCCAGGAGTGCTTTGTATATCCAGGAGTGCTTTGTATTTCCAGGAGTGCTTTGTATTTCCAGGAGTGCTTTGTATTTCCAGGAGTGCTTTGTATCTCCAGGAGTGCTTTGTATTTCCAGGAGTGCTTTGTATATCCAGGAGTGCTTTGTGTTTCCAGGAGTGCTCAGTTGGACGCTCCAAGTCACATTTTAATGACTCGCAAAAGCTCATCAGAAAAAGTGGTCAGTGTTACTTGCACTGGAACCTGTGCTTGTCCATACATTTCATACAGTATGCTATTAACAGATAATAGCATAGCCTTTAGCCAACATATTCACCTTAACAAGCGTACATAACATGATATAAAACACGgcatgtttgtgtgtctgtctgtctgtctgtgttttgcCGTTAGTTATTCTGGAAGTGTAACAAAGCAGGGACTTACTGTGTTGATGGACCATCTCCTCAGACTATCACTCCTTTCATATTCTAATGTGGATAATACATTCATTATGCCAAGACATGCAAACAGAGAACACATCTATTCAGTATACAGACAACGTCTATTCAGTATATACATGCCTTATCCACATTGTTTCTAGGTGAGAAAATATGAAAATACCACTGAAATGGTTTTTGCATTATTCTATCCCAAACTAATCCAGATTGAAATGTTGTACTTATTGTATATGTTATCAGTATGTGACAGTATGTGTTGACAGAATGTGTTAATGTTATATGTGTTATGGTAAAGTTCTTACATTAGAAGTTAATGTACTTCTTACTTAACCAGTCATTTGTAGTAATGTTAATGTTGATTGAATTGCCTTTTGTTAACTGATTTCCATTTCTCAATGTACATCAATTCAAATGTTTCCAATCTTTAAAGAAATGTCACATCATTGGTGACCTTTGTCCAGACAATATACTGTTGAATGCTGTGTTTACAATAAATCGTTTCCTTGAAATACGATTTGACAAGACTTTAAAGGATTTTGTTTCATTATCATATACTGGCTTACATACAGTTTGGCTTACTTCAAGTTCTGGGACATGTTTAAATGAATTGGATTTTCATCCCAATAAGCAGATGAAATTCAGCCTTTTGCCTCCGCTTATTACAAGTCAATCCCccccctctgactgtctgtgGATTGGCCAGGGAGATCCAGGGAGATCCAGGGAGATAGGCCAGGTGGGGGAATATTGACATGAAACCAGGCATTACTGGGAGCCAGATCAGGCTTTAAAGAGAGAACGAGTCCTGTGTTTCTGACCTTACAGCTGGGACAAGTTCAGTGCCAAGATGACATATGATTGGAGTTAAAGCACATGTTCTGTAATTCATTATTTAACGTGTGTAATGTATGGAGCAGGCTGCTCCTCGctctagatcatctttaatattgcagattgtgggttctatcaatgtaattgtgtGCGTCATTTCCAATATTTTGTTCTTTATTAtttccccctaaccctaccacccctcccctaattggagtaaaagAATAGACAACAATACTTAGACTTATACTCCCTGCTTATACAATATATTTTACAGGCATAGTACATTATACCTCAGTTATCCCTCTTCCTTTAgtccctcccatctatctctagtTTTCATTTctacttgccatatattttttcaactgtgctgtgctgtttcacaaaagttctgaacctttctattctcatagtttgaGGCTGCTCCTCAATCTCATCAACACTATTGAGCCATTCTCTTAGATTGCAATTATGGTCATTTGGTTATATGTTTACTATTGTTCTTGTAAATAAAGACATTTCTTGTATTTGATACTATAGTATGTCTCTTTAACAATATAAACCAACATATGATCAAATTCATGATGATACCATGTCAAAATCTAAATAACAACTCTACACACTTAAATACACACTTATTGAAGGGAAATAAAAATGGAAACGAGAAAGAAATCTCATTCCCTCAGGACCAGAAAGACGATTTGTGAAAATACATCTGTATTGCTCTTTTTAGAATGCCTTGAATCTTTCAACAAAAGTTGAATATTACATTTACTCATTTTCTCTACTTAAAtccagtatatagtatatatatttattttttaaaacgtTTTTAGAACCACTTAATAATGTCATTTTTCACAGCGTTTTTTTATTATGTAGTTTCCAGCTTCTCTGACAGCATCAACAAAATGTCAACAATATTCAAGAAAAAGACTCCTTTTCCTTTGTTCTACTAGTTGAATACTGTACATTGTATGAGGTTTCAGTCCTGCTAAGCACATTATAAGACACATTCTATAGACATGATTACCTTCATAACAAACCTCTGCCAGGATGTTTCTAAACTGACCTTCACATACTAATAGGATTGATAGTAAGACAGGGATTGTTAACTTCAGCCTAAGTCCCTTCTAGGAgctccccactgggcacagatgtcaagtCTATGTTGGTTCGACGTCATTTCATTTAAATatcatggaaacaacattgattcaaccagtgtgcccAGTGGGTCCTTTCCTGGTGGCTTTCTCTTTATTAAACGAATGAATGCAAGTGAACACAGCAGCAGGCAACACAATCCTGGAAACCAGTCATTCATTACAAAATAGAAAAGAATACCCATAATTCTAGAGCACGGAACAGTTATTTGAGTGGGAAGAAAAGTCCAGGTGGCTCATAGACAAACAGGTCATCCACCACAATGTGCGGTACTTCAATGTGCAAGCCAATGTTGTCTAGCGCACAAAGAACCCAGGTCTTGCAGGAGAGTTGGGTTTGTAAACAGTAAAGCTTTGAACAGTCTTATAGAATTCAAAAGAATGATTTTGTCGGAAAGCTATTGTTTCTTCTCCTTCAGTTTGTCCTTGATTTTCTGGGGCTCATCATACTGAATCAACCGGAGGATGTCCTTGTTGTCCATCACTCCTTGAATGAATTCCCTCTCTGCAATCTTGTCTGGAAAGGAAACATAGAAAATGTCATTACTGAATCAACATTATTATGGTTGTTTATTTAATGTGTCTAATTGTGCAAAACTCATAAGAAGTCTCTCATGCCAGAAGTTCTCATCGTATCACATTTTAGAAAAATTCTTCACAATCAAAATTACCATCTTCTTTCTTTCCAAAAAAGTCCCAGACTTTTTCTGCTCTCTTATCAGGTGTGTTTTCATCTTCAGGCAGGTCCTTTTGGTCTTCCTCGGGGATCATGTTAAATATTGACTGTAAAGTAATATAACAATAAAACATAAACATGTCACTTTCAAATGTAGATTAAATACTGAATTCAGCACATGTACTATAATAGCACAGTTCTTGAAATGCAGATTACATAAAGATTGTTCTCCCATCATATTTTTACGGGATGACTGAATGCGTAGAATATTAAACAATTCACCTTATCATTTCACAAATGTATGAAATAATATATGTTCTGCTTTTAATTTGATTCATCTTGTTGCACTTTTGGTTGTAACTAAGATCTTTGTTTATGTCCATTCTGTATACTGAGTGGTTCAGTAACTACCACCACACTAGAGGCAGAgaaattgtttgtttttgtacCTTAACAATCTCTTGGATCTCATTTTTGCTGATGGTTCCGTTTCCATCCACGTCGTAGAGGGCGAAGGCCCACTCTAGCTTCTGCAGGGTCTTGCCTCCGGAGGTAAGGTGCAGGGCCACAATGTACTCCTTAAAGTCCAGTTGACCATCTGCGTTGGTATCAAAGCTCCTAAAGACATGCCTTGCGTACTCAGTAGGGTCTGCATTAGGGAAGAAGCTGGCATAGATGCCCTCAAATTGCTCCTTGGTGATCCTGCCTGTGGGGCATTCCTTGAGGAAGGACTGGTACCAGACACACAGCTCGGCCTCGTTGTACTTAGTATTGGACTTCAGGTCCTCCAGAAGTTCCTTAGACAGTGCCCCACTCTTAGAATTCCCCATGCTGCAAAGAAACACTATGGTGAAGGGATAATATTGTTATTTTTCTTGTTTTGTGTGTACTACCTCTCTCACCTGACTTGGAGGAAACCACCTGTTGGCTTCTTCCTGacttggtctgactctccttctcaccctgACCACTTCACAATGTGCTGAACAGGATTATGGTCATCGCTACTTAAATACCAGACGAGCTGTCTTGAAGATAAAGAGGATAACTACGTCATACGAGGTTGACATATTTTCTAGGGTCCaatgaggtagtagtgtgtgcaTCATACAGGCACAATGACATCAAGCTTTGCATAATACAGGTTGATACAGTTTAAGATTAGCCAAGGATTAGATTGAGCTTTCTGGATGTAATATGTCCATTGTTGCCAAAATAACGATGTTACATgatttccattaaaaaaaatactgATAATACCGTCCTATTTCACCTGTTGTAGTTGACACTACAGTGATGTTCACTGacttaatttttattttaccttcatttaactaggcaagtcagttaagaacaaattcttattttcaatgacagcctaggatcagtgggttaactgccttgttcaggggcagaacgacagatttgtatcttgtcagctcgtggattcaatcttgcaaccttttggttacttgtccaacactctaaccactaggctacccgtttGTGGTAAACAAGATATGTGAATGAGCAGGGTGAAAGGTGTGCAAGTTTAAGCCCACCTGTAGAGCAGGGTATTCGTGTCTGTGAAGCAGCTCAGGGCTGTCCCTGTAGCTAGCATAGGGAGATGAGATGAATTGTCTCTCCATTGTAACAGTCTCATGGCAGATTACTGGGCCATCTGCTGTTTTAGTAATTGGACCTCAATGAATTCAGGAATTGAGCTGAGTAAGTGCTGTGCTGTGAGAGTGATGGCTTTACTCTGACAGCTCTGTCACAGCATCATACACTCCTCTACTAGAGCTGGCTAATGCTCAGCGTAATTAGAAAAGTTGGCTAATTTAGATTAAATTCCTGAAAATGATTCATGTTTCCACAGAGTCTTTGCCAATATTGACACCCATATAAGATGACCCTGCTCAGACCATGTCTACATTGCCATGTAATTGACAGATGTCAAGTTTTTTTACGTAGTGTTGTAACGCAAATCTCCATTTTTATTTCAGTATTGGTTAGAGAATGTAGTGATTTAAACAAGGAAACTTTGTTATACACTACATcctcaaaagtatgtggacaccctttcaaatttgTTGATTGGGCTATTTCATCTAcatccattgctgacaggtgtatgaaatcgagcacagagccatgcaatctccatagacaaacattggtagtagaatggccttactgaagagctctgtgacattcaatgtggcaccgtcataggatgccgcctttccaacaagtcagtttgtcaattgtctgccctgctagagctgccccggtctactgtatgtgctgttattgtgaagtggaaacgtctaggagcaacaacggctcacagaatgggaccgttGAGAGCTGGAGTGTGTAGaacgtaaaaatcgtctgttctcagttgcaacactcactaccgagttccaaactgcctctggaagcaacatcaacacaagaactgttcttcgggaaatgggtttccatggccgagcagttgcacacaagcacacaggtTGCACACAAGCCTTAAATCACCATGCGCAGTGCCAAACgacggctggagtggtgtaaagctcgccgccattggactctggagcagtggaaacgcgttctctggaataaTTGATTTGAAATTCAGAATTATTATTTGAATGATCAATAATATGGATGCCTATAATACCATCTTCAAGTAAATTGTTATGACTGGCAATGGTATTAACAGCATAAAAACTGTAAATGATAGTGATACAATTAGCATTATGTGTGTTATGGTGTTAGTGGTATGTTGTGTACCAGGCTAAGATGTCAGTGTGCTGAGCTCAGCTCAAGGTATTTGCGTTGCCCTCTTGTTACAAGAGAGTGAAGTCTAAGCAACCCGTTTACAGTACCCGTTTACAGACACAATGGGGGAAATGGTATTGGTGTTAATGTCAGCATCTTTATAACTTTATACCGTAGCTAAATAACTTTCAGGGTATTTTGGTGGGatggtgtgtgtgaatgtgttatTAATTTAACTGCATCTCATTTTAGTTTTGGCAGCCCAAGCAGAGCTCATATCAGCTTAGGTCTTGATCTAATGTGTTACCTAGTAAAACCAACTGACGTCATAGAGGGAATGAAGCAAGTGTAACCAGCTTATGTCTGACGTGATGGCAGTGGTACACAGGGGACACAAACATAGTTGTGCAAATCATAACTGCTGAGCACAATGTTCAGCCAGATGGATTCCTAACTCATATTTATGTACTGAACATTTAATGGATTAAGCACTCAAAGGACTCCTATGTCATCAATCTGGAATTTATCTTAATCAGATGGCAAGTTAAACCAGTCACAGTATCTCAAATATATGTAAAGCAGCATTAAGAAATACTACTGTACAAAATGTGTTGGTGGGAAAGTAGATTGATGTTTTAGTCATTACTAATGTTTATCTCTTGATAATGGTCAGGATATAGTAGTGTAAGCTGAGTTCCAGTTATAATCATTTCCTGGCTGTTTACAGGAAAAGAAGGAAGTGGACATCTGAATCAATAACAACACACTGAGTGGTGTTGCCTGTAGAGCCTCAGGACAGAGCAGCCTACATTACCATCATGATGCCAAAATCAACATGTCTTACATTGGCATCTAAACTCTCACAAGTATATCGGGTCCAAATGTATTCTTATTTGATGTTTTCTTGCTTCTGTACAGCCCAGTGTATGCATGTTTCTCATGACATCCAGGAGCCTGGACAACAGCTGAGCGTGCTGACATGTTCAGAGCAGTGTGTACATCTACATGGGGTTGAACAAGGTCAGTGTCCTCATCCATCAATGGTGCTCAGTTTGCCTGACAAACAGGAAAGGATTCAGATTGAGGATAATGCTGATTTTTGCTGGAATACCTTTGTAAGCTTTGAGTTTTAAGGTTGCATGTTTCATCTACTGCTGATCATTTTTGATTCTGTAAATTGTGGATTCTggccaaaaacaaaaacaatacagGTATAGTTGAGAGGGGAAATCATGTTCATTTTTTATTGGTTGTTATATAAGAATAGGAGGAATTGGAAGTAGACAGTTGTTGGTGAATTTTTTTCAGCACTACTCTGAAGCTGGACTTTGGGCATTTGGCAAGTGAACATTCCAAAATTATATATCAAAATCCCCTCAAACAGAATGGACTCAAAGTAATTGGGTCATAAGCATATCGTTGCACATAATATTGTAAATCAACTAAGATGGCCCCATAATCAAGGGTAGACTATATTTCCTAGGAAATATTACCCAACTCTCAGCATACTACAGAATTAAAAGATGACCACAAGAATACAAGGAAAAATGTCTCAAACCCTCGGCCTGGTTCCACTCACTTGAAAGCAATGTTTTGGTACTTGTGCCTTTTTAAGGTGAATAGCACATGGAAGGTAATGTACCAACATATGGATTATGTTTACAGAATGTCTGACACAACATTGTTGTGCTGCAATCGTATACTCTCAGCTCACTGGGTTTGCCTTACTTTCCAATAGGAGGTGTCCAATATTAGGTCAAATATCAATTGATTACACATCTGTTTTATTGCCCTGTTTTCCCCACCACTTGAATCTGCAAAGTcatctctgtcatctctgttTTCTGTTGGGTCTATTAAGTTACACTGCCCCATTAAGTCACAAGAGAGTACATTTAAGGCTTGGTATTACATAAGATGCAATATCATTACTAAGCATTATCATGGTAGTTCCACAGTGTACTGTATAACTTCTGCCATGAGGAATTAATTCCTCATTCCCTGATCTAACAATCCTCCTGGGTCCTTTGTTTTTACGGTCTGTGCAGAAACGTTTGGTCTCTCAGAAATCTGAGTATAAATGTCAGTATCAAATTCTCCCAATAGAAACAATCATTCAGTGATGTTGGATGTTAGCTCCATGTCAAGAATTACTGCACCTCACCAACACAGTGGAGATTTTTAGATACCTGTGACCCTGTGTCCATTCTGTGTCACTCAAGTCAGCTCCATGCACTGAACTCCAATAGGTAGGCCACAACTGCTGATCAGTGAAGGAAGTGGCACTTGGTGCCCTCTTGGTATTCATTGGCCTAGTGGAGAGTAGTTATGGACAAGACAAATCAGTTGAAGAAAATACAGGATCCTTTCTCCCAACATCTGTCATCTGTTAAGCCTATTTCCCAAAGCAGTTTGCCTACATTTGCATGTAACATCCTGCATAAGCCAATCACCAGGCTATCAAATAGAAACAGATTTACTTTGCATGTACACATGTTGATGCTTGATCTGCAGCCTCATGCAATAATGTGTGTTTCACAAACCTAAAGTCACTGTCACACTTTGAGTTGATCTGACCTTTATGATAGCAGGTAGTGTGATGaaattatacactgagtgtacaaaactaatattgagttgtacccccttttgccctcaattTGTCGgtgcatggactccacaaggtgtcgaaagcgttccacagggtttctggaccatgttgactccaatgcatcccacagttgtgtcaagttgaccgaatgttattttgttggtggaccattcttgaaacacacgagaaactgttgagcgtaaaaaaaaaacagcagtgttgcagttcttgacaccgtcaaaccggtgagcctggcatctactaccatacccctttcaaaggcacttaaatattttgtcttgcccgttgACCCTCTgaaccccacatatgctctctctaattctctttctttctctctctcggaggacctgagccctaggaccatgccccaggactacctgacatgatgactccttgctgtccccagtccacctggccgtgctgctgctccagtttcaactgttctgccttattattattcgaccatgctggtcatttatgaacatttgaacatcttggccatgttctgttataatctctacccggcacagccagaagaggactggccaccccacatagcctggttcctctctaggtttcttcctaggttttggcctttctagggagtttttcctaaccaccgtgcttctacacctgcattgcttgctgtttggggtt is part of the Oncorhynchus masou masou isolate Uvic2021 unplaced genomic scaffold, UVic_Omas_1.1 unplaced_scaffold_5882, whole genome shotgun sequence genome and encodes:
- the LOC135536280 gene encoding recoverin-like, with the translated sequence MGNSKSGALSKELLEDLKSNTKYNEAELCVWYQSFLKECPTGRITKEQFEGIYASFFPNADPTEYARHVFRSFDTNADGQLDFKEYIVALHLTSGGKTLQKLEWAFALYDVDGNGTISKNEIQEIVKSIFNMIPEEDQKDLPEDENTPDKRAEKVWDFFGKKEDDKIAEREFIQGVMDNKDILRLIQYDEPQKIKDKLKEKKQ